DNA from Arthrobacter sp. FW305-BF8:
ATCGGTGCCACGGCAGGAATTCTCCTGGTCCTGCTGCGGTTCGCGCAGGGCGTGGGCGTGGGCGGCGAATGGGGCGGCGCCGTCCTGCTCTCCAGTGAATACGGCGACCCGCACCGCCGCGGGTTCTGGGCTTCCGCTGCGCAGGTGGGACCGCCCGCCGGCAACCTGCTGGCGAACGGCGCGCTCGCCGTCCTGACCGTTTCCCTCACCGAGGAGCAGTTCCTGAGTTTCGGCTGGCGCATCGCGTTCCTGGTCTCCGCAGTGCTGGTTGGCTTTGGCCTCTGGATCCGGCTGCGGCTTGAGGACACCCCCATCTTCAAGGCCATTGAGGCCCACGGCGAGCAGCCGCATGCCCCCGTCCGCGAGGTCTTCAGCAAGGAACTGCGCCCGCTGATCGCGGCCATCCTGTGCCGCGTGGGCCCGGACGTCCTGTACGCCCTGTTTACCGTCTTCACGCTCACCTACGGCATCCAGGTCCTCGGCTACGAACGCAACCAGGTACTGACCGCCGTCCTGATCGGCTCAGCCTTCCAGCTGTTCATGATCCCGCTGGCCGGCGCCGTCTCCGACCGCTTCAACCGCCGCCTGGTCTACGGCGTCGGCGCTGTGGTGGGAGCAGTGTGGACGTTCATCTTCTTCGGCGTCCTCGGCGGCAACAACCAGCCGATGCTCATCGTGGGCATCGTCCTCGGCCTCATGGCGCACTCCTTCATGTACGGCCCGCAGGCCGCCTTCATTGTGGAGCAGTTCTCGCCGCGGCTCCGGTCCACCGGCAGCTCGCTGGCGTACACCTTCGCCGGCGTCATTGGCGGCGCGATCGCGCCCCTGCTGTTCACCGTGCTGCTGGCCGAATTCGGAACCTGGATTCCGGTGGCCATCTACGTGGCGGTGGCAGCAGCCGTGACGCTGGTGGGACTGGCACTTGGCCGGGACAACGACACCATCGAGGACCTGGACTACCGGCTGCTCCTGGAAGGCTCGGCCTCGGCGCGCCAGCAGTCCGGCGCGGTCTAAAACTCCATCAGGTGCGGAGGAGGATGTCGCGAGTGACGGCCAGGTGGTGGTCGATGGCCTCCTGCGCCTTCGCGGCATCTCCGGACACCAGGGCATCGAGGATGCCCTGGTGTTCGGAGCACACCTGCTCGCGCCGGCCGCCGGTCCGGAACAGGGCGGAAACCCCGACGACGATCTGCCGGACGTGCAGCTTGCTGTAGGTTCGGGAAATCAGCTCGTTGCCCGCCGCATCAATCAGCTGCTGGTGGAAGAGCGTGTCGAGGCGGATGAACTCCTGCGCAGCCTCGGCCCCCTGGCCTTCGGGCAGTTGGGCCTGCTGGTCGAGGGTGTCCCGCATCTTGGCTGCCGGCACGCTCCGGTGCTCAATGACCAGACGGGCGGCGTGGCTTTCCAGCACTCCGCGCAGCTCCATCAGTTCCGCGATTTCGCGGCCGGTCACCGGCGGAACATAAGCGCCGCGCTGCGGAATCAGCTCCACCAGCCCGTCGGAGACCAGCAGGAGGAGGGCCTCCCGGACCGGGGTGCGCGAAACACCGATTTGGGCGGCCAGCTCCTGTTCATTGAGGAAGCGCCCCTGCATTTCCGGGTCGGTCAGGATGTTCTCGCGCAGGTACTCGTAGGCCTTCTC
Protein-coding regions in this window:
- a CDS encoding MFS transporter, whose amino-acid sequence is MANAPVPDPGTTPHPHATPHPAVHPKGLYKAFAASLTGTALEWYDFAVYSAAAAVVFPVVFFPATDPLTGTILAFSTYAVGYVSRPVGGIIFGRLGDRIGRKKVLVTTLMIIGVATVLIGVLPGYANIGATAGILLVLLRFAQGVGVGGEWGGAVLLSSEYGDPHRRGFWASAAQVGPPAGNLLANGALAVLTVSLTEEQFLSFGWRIAFLVSAVLVGFGLWIRLRLEDTPIFKAIEAHGEQPHAPVREVFSKELRPLIAAILCRVGPDVLYALFTVFTLTYGIQVLGYERNQVLTAVLIGSAFQLFMIPLAGAVSDRFNRRLVYGVGAVVGAVWTFIFFGVLGGNNQPMLIVGIVLGLMAHSFMYGPQAAFIVEQFSPRLRSTGSSLAYTFAGVIGGAIAPLLFTVLLAEFGTWIPVAIYVAVAAAVTLVGLALGRDNDTIEDLDYRLLLEGSASARQQSGAV
- a CDS encoding GntR family transcriptional regulator produces the protein MRKSSGTAASGREKAYEYLRENILTDPEMQGRFLNEQELAAQIGVSRTPVREALLLLVSDGLVELIPQRGAYVPPVTGREIAELMELRGVLESHAARLVIEHRSVPAAKMRDTLDQQAQLPEGQGAEAAQEFIRLDTLFHQQLIDAAGNELISRTYSKLHVRQIVVGVSALFRTGGRREQVCSEHQGILDALVSGDAAKAQEAIDHHLAVTRDILLRT